In Lycium barbarum isolate Lr01 chromosome 9, ASM1917538v2, whole genome shotgun sequence, the DNA window CTTCTCGAACTTTCTATTCTTCCTTTTCTCTCTGTACCTCAATACCCTTGCTTCTCTGTCTGAGCTCGAGACCGGGGTAGGTAGTCCATCAATGGAGGAGTTTCTCACAAATGTGTTTGATACATCTGTCATGGTGTTATGGTCAGGCACAACTCCCACATCCAGTGATGATGAAGAGACCTGTTAAAATAGCCAATGTTTCATAAGGACATCTAtgtgggacaaaaattaaagatggttgtttaacttctatacattgacagtaaaaatatttttgaaGGAATAAGATCTAACTTATGCACGCTGGCAGGGCCAAGGGATTTCATAGGAACCTTTTTGTCAGAAaattatgatgtatatataagataaaaataattttgtaaacatAATCGTgtatttatttctttatattttaaatCCTCTAGTGAAAAGTCAGGTTGTGCCACTGATTATGCATGCTAATGGTCTTCTCAACCTTAAGAGAAATTTGTTTCTCTAATGAGTTTTGCTACTTTCTAAAATTTGGTAATTGGGTAGTACATTTAGCGTATCAGTACTCTAGAGCCCGTTTgggttggcttataagctgttttcagtttttttgggtgtttggctggccagcttaagtcattttgtgcttaaaataagctcaaaaaaataattaggcccatttgacttagcttatctaaagcttataagccaaaaaaaataagttagactaccccaacttatttttttttaacttaagcccatccaaacaagctccTAGTCACTCAACTAATTTATTGGTAGAGTGCGTTTGGTATAATAATAGTTTGGTAATTGAGACTTTCATCCCTACTTCTTTAATAAAGTCGAGCCTAActattatatttgttatatcaaacataattttaGAAGTCCTAATTACTAGATGCAAAATAAAAGTCTGACTACTAGCTTCTAGTCCTAAGCATGCCGCACCAGTAACGGATGTTATACTAAGCCAATTGTCATGTTTTCATTTTAAGACTCTATCCGCCATTTCATTACGACTCTATAGTTTAATACagtagatttttttatttttagaaaaattagatTATATGTTCTTaaatcatgtttttttttaaagttccCGATTACTTATTTATAGACAACTACATGTAACGGTATTTTAAGTAACCTAATTGCGTAAAGAATTCACCCTTTTGGGTCATAGATTCTCataaaaaaatcaactttattaAATTAGGTTTAAAGTAATCAATTAAGATCTGTTAGGAGATTATGCACTTGTAGGTTGCATGACAATAATAACTACTTCAAAGTTGAGCACATCTTCAAAGattaaaaaaatttgaaatcGATAAAATTGTGGAACATTTATAAGGACAAGTAAGAACTGAATTACAGTACTGAATAGTTTAAAGTGAAaataagagagagagaagagtacATACACTTTGGCTAATGGATTGAGAACTGAAGTTGTACATAAAAGGTTTAGATCCAGAAAAATCCATTTCATAAGTCGGGTATCCATCAACAACTGGACCTTCCAAATGGATCTCATGATTCTTGTTCTGTACATGAGGCACAACACAATCTTCCTTATACTCTTGATTATAAAGCTGAATATCACTACATGGTTTTTGATCCGTTATCATATCCATTTCCACATATGGATCCACATCACTAAACAAATTATACTCAGCTGATTTATACTCAATCCCTTGAGCATTATTATTCGGGGCCTGCAGCAACCACGACTCGGCCTCCGCCTCCTCCTCAGGCTGCGGGCTCTCATCATCCGCAGCCCGAGACCTGGCGGATGCAGAGTCGTAAAAGGGCACCACGGGGATCCGCTCGTGTCTGCGCGCGAGCGGGTTCGCCGAGTGGATGTCCTGGTCGCACGCGACGCAGAGCGCGGCCGCATCCGCCTTGCAGGTGACGGACGCGGGCGCGTTCTCGCACACCTCGCAGACCCAAACCCGCGCGTGCCTAGACGCGAGCTTGTTGGCCGCGTGGATTTTGGAGTCGCATGGTAAGCAAAGGAACGCCATGTCAGCCTTGCAGAACACCGTGGACGGCGTTGTTTTGCATGCATCGCAGCGCTTCGCCGCCATGATGGTTGATTTTctgctttctttttttttcctctgtGCTTTCTCTCTCTAGTTGGAACTTTCTCTCACTAAAATAGCAATAATGGAGAGTGGTTTTTTgctttgtggactgttttgttgCTTTATTCAGACAAGGTTATCTACAACGTGGACGAAGGAAATCTGAGATGGACAAATGAGGGGATGACAGGTGTACTAGTCTTAGCCAAATAAGTTGCAATTAATTAATATTGGAAAATACGAATGAAGGGTTAGGTTGTCGACGTTGTTATGGGAGGGTGGGGTCCACGTAGAAAAGAGCCATGTGCGGTTTGCCACAACGTGTTAGTGTGGGGTATTTAAGGACATTTTTGGTCATTTTGCTATGTTTGGGGAGGTTTGTATCAAATCATACTACCTAGTTTATCATGATTAAGtgataaaataaaaagtaaaaatgtgtataattaaCTAATTGATCAATTTACATGACATGGTTTGAATTGGCATAAATTTAAGAGAAAATAATCTTTTGAAACTTATGATTTTAAACTTGGCATATATATGTACAGAAATTCTAAAACTTGTGATGATATACATACCAAAATATTTCTGTAGTTATAATTATTTTCAAATTTAGAAGCGCGTTATTCTTTTTTAAACGAATGATAAGAAAAGTTTGTCACATAAACTGAAACTTGGGAGTTCGATTTAGTGATAATAGTGTATACAGATACATGTGTCATGTAATTATTGAATTGATATGAGCACCAGGTAAATATTGAAATTTACCAAAATCAATTAAAGTAAGAATGTGTATCATTTAACCAGCGTTTAGTGATAACAATATATGCGATGTGTTCATGTAATCTGGGGTCGTTTCGTAGCTGGTTAGGATTATACAGGTATTAGTAATGCAGATATTAgttatgcagggtttagttatattaaaagttaataaatattatatacttcttaaaattcaaatatttgttgttaaaaaaatattaaagtattatagtaaaatattatattaaaaatttatataaaaataattgttTAGAAAAGGAAATTATTTTAGTGGGGAATGATAAGGGTAATATTGTCATTTCAACTTTTTATTCATGTGCTAGTTATCCATCTTCAACCtcgcataaaataatatatagattcTCTCATAACTTATGTATGTATTAGTTATGtgggtttctaaattgcaaatTAAACGTCGTACTaatttatacatgaataacttacttcGTATCTAGCTACCAAACGCGGTATAAGTATGCAGATATTAATATATGAATAAGGTGTCACTTTACTAGCTACCAAACGTAGTATAAGTTAATGTAGAAATTAATGCACATGAATAGCATGTCTCTCGTCcaactaccaaacgaccccttagtgaaTTGGTGGAAACAAAGAATGTGGATAACTTTTTtaaccaaaatccattattttaaTTTGATAATATGTAAACCAAATCAAACTTACAGTTCATTCTTTTGGGTACTTTTTAATGTTTTTTAATCATGTATTATAACGTGTTATGTCAACGTAAAGTTTGTATACGGTGAAAATCGGATATGAGTCAACCCGGAGAAACTATGGATCGGAGGAAGAAAATGGCCGGGAGTTCACACGAGGGGCACCACGCCTTTCCGGACAAGAGCTTCAATCGAAGCTGAGCAGAAACGCCATTCGGCCTGGTCTCTATGCCACTGATGGTTCGGGGACTCTTCCCGAGGGTTCGTCATCGTTGATCCGGGTAGTCGTTTGTCCGTAtgtccgttggtccgttatgaccgttgctgaagcgcatcagtggtgtcacatcatggtcggctaccaactatgcgtgtgtcagacgacgccgtcagtccaatcccaccaaatccgtgcagggggACTGTCCTTTTTATTGCTATTTTATTAATCcatattgtatgaggcccatgggcTCACATTATAAATAGaccacatccccctcctttgtaagggttggctccttttacattcaagaacatttataatagaAGAAGTTCATATACACACTCTCTCTttcaatatctgatccggccaaggcTATTTGCTTCCGTTTATATTGTATTTCTTCCATCAAGTGTTTCATATTGCTTATAAACGTTCATGTTTCTTGCAAATTTCCATCACTGGCCGTTTTATTAGAAaactaccatatatatatattctctctatCTAACACACCTCAAGACCCAAACACGTATCCTACACCCacctacaaatttaattgattatccgaatccggggtaaacaatttggcgcccaccgtggggctaggataatagtggtctttggccttgatttctaccATATTCATCGAAACCAAAAACTTCCTCcccgtctctgtgaaaacggtccaaatggctgacgtcgaacaatccggtcatgtcaataataccgagatcgtggcggaaaacgaagggagcggactgcgggcattgccgaaccccgctgatccgaaccccgttgattcaagggaagGACTCAACCGGTAAAATACCGTAGATCAAGAGAATGTCGTTCCACCGGCCACCGATCCTCTAAACACTCACCATTCCGTTAGGTTATCCCGGGATCGGGTCCGGAGAGAACCAGACGCACCAAACGACGGCATTAACTTgcgtttaatctttgaaatgttgcaggaacaaaagGCGGAAATCGCCGAACAAGGGCTAGCGATTGCTCAACTGCAGAccggaaagggtgaagcagggccggtAAAGTCAAAGGGTACGATTGAAACCGGAAGAAACGGAGAACGAATGATCgagagcgacggctccggagccggctcctcaactgaggtcctaaaaatgctcgagaccttggtgaaacgggtggattcgaccgagaagagggtcgagacgtacaattctcgggtggaccagataccgggggctctgTAACACCCCGtgcctttaacgaaagttttgaccacgatcctaaacttagaaaatcagataaagaatgtgggaattgaatgttttccgttcagttgtgatatggtggtttacgcccatgaacaatggtcgtatttcactttacgggccgtaaaccaagtcgtgaattgaaaccaagaatttctgaacattctggaatttgacattttgaggtcatagggataaatacggaccgtatttcactttacggcccgtatttcaaaccgtgtttggaatttgggaaaatttccttgatgaaagttgtagagcattgaaatacctttccaacggtatcttacgggggtcaaacggacatctgtacaaagagttatggccattttactgaagagatgcagtgcagtccatggggcaaaatacggcccgtaaagtcagtttacgacccgtaaactgaaatacggccattattttgctggacgtaaattgcaatgttccagaacactatatattcgtccatatcagttcaactcattatttttcactccCTCAAACCCTAAAACGacttcctactctcctccaacatcaagaacaccaaggtaagtccattctaattattccaactcaattctaacatatatccttgtattctaaacaagaaatcatcattcctaatctagggttttcaagaaaacccatctcaagattcaagaatcaagatttaggaaatcttcttcaaaatccaagtctttaattcaagttttggaacaactaaggtatgcagaacttccatccacatgagggaatctctatgttcttccccatgcttcgtttccttgatatccatgaagttaaaatcttagggcattaaacccaacatattggtagcccatatttaagtatttatgtacatgaattttgtatctatattcgttgttgtattcctaaccttccattacggatattagaaatcctagcttaatccatgaatcatgaattcttcctcatgtgttctcattatgttcatatgaaacttaatgattttattttgcaagttacaagcatgttttcaattcAATTAcacatatatgattatgaactattgttattactcatgaatcaagaatatgtttacaagctatttcatgaaaccatatttacaagctatttcatgaaatcatgtttacaagctatttcctgaaaccatatttacaagttatttcatgaaatcatgtttacaagctattccTGAAAtcatatttacaagctatttcctgaaaccatatttacaagctatttcatgaaaccatgtttacaagctatttcatgaaactatgttacaagttatttcgtggaatcatgattacaagttaattcacgaaaatcatgggcttcttagccaactatgttatgttcatgtttttgggagttgcacacattaccgagaaggctcagatagcctgaaactatgtagccaccataggacaaggatcgctccgcctagttaggacgataccttaattttacactgaatggttccatcaggtacattactaccttataccctggcaaggtataggggctcagctggtccggcgaggtaccagactccacgttcCCACGTGGTGTTAtgatatgtcggtttatgaaatgctctccctacttatgatatttttaccatgttttttatatatatatgtattcatgctcatgctcatgctcatgctcatgctcaggttcatgtccaggttttcagttgcagttcttatcatgttattccatgtcccatgttatttctttcaattgttttacataccagtacattcaatgtgctgacgtcccctttttattgcccgggggcttgcatttcacgatgcaggtactgatatacaggacgacacatctgctcagtaagacaacattcgtatcagcttattggtgagccccatctcattcggggtttagtcaacttttgttttatgcttagttatgcatctaaggtatgctgggggccttgtcccagtaagtatgttttccagtcagatcatgatagaggtttcatagactagacaagtcaattatgttatgtcagacattcggagtcctATAGCCATTTTTggttcattcatgttatttcttcactcatgtttaaacaagtatttttattaagtattacgacttatcatgttttataaaggctcattatgcattcacgttatattccgcttatgttatgcctcatgatagttcagcaagccatgtggttcgctcggtcacatgcagtcaggcaccgagtgccgtgttacgtccaggccatggttcggggcgtgacaggctCCACCTCTACTGAAGGGGCCaaattcgaaaaggtacatccaaaggccttttccaccAAGTGCGGCCCCAAAactgatcccaaagaggttcaaaatgcccgacatacagaagtatgacggcaccacggacccacacgagcacgtgacctcatatacttgtgccataaaaggcaatgatatggaagaagatgagatcgagtcggtgttgttgaagaaatttggggaaactctgtcgaagagagcgttgacgtggtatgaccatctacccgagcactcgatcacttctttcgaaatgttcgccgatgcgttcgtaaaggcacatgccggtgcaataaaggtgcaggcccgtaaggccgatatcttctggataactcaaagggacgatgagctactacgggagttcgtcacccggttccagagggaacggatgtaactccccccggtgccagaagaatgggccgcacaagctttcacaaaagggCTCAACATGCAAAGTTCAGTTGCCTCAGCCAAGTTGAAAGAAAGTTTGCTAGAATACGAGGCCGTAacatgggccgacgtccacaatcggtatAAGTCGAAGATttgggtggaggatgatcaagtCGAGCTCCCACCGGTAAGGGTCAAAGTAAATAGAGGTTTCGAGGCACCAAGGAAGGGATACGAAACGAAGTCCGAATCATCGAAAGAGAGGTTTCGGCCATATCCCCATTCGGAGAGACAAagtttcaggtcggaaaaattaATCGAGAGTCCAAGCCATTTCTCTGGACGGGGCTGCAAGCGGGTTGaacgcccgtcgaacagtcggggactctcgttTAGGAGTGACGCCGGAAGTTCCGCCAGTAATAAAGTTCCGCCAAAAATttcagagtacaacttcaacgttagtgcTTCGGGACTTGTCTCAGCTATTGGACGTGTCCCCGATGTAAGATGGCCTAAACCATTGAGGTCGGACCCGGGTCAGCGGGATCCGAGCGtagtgtgtgaatatcacggaacccacggTCATAGAACGAAGATTGTCACCAATTGAGGGAGGAGGTATcccggttattgaaaaatggtcacctctaagatctgctgagcgagcggGCCAAAAATCATTATAAAGAAAGAGAGTCTTATCAAAAGCCTGAACCCATCGAACCCcaacatacgatcaacatgatagtagGGGGCATTgacgcccctcgagggccggtaatgaagcGGACCAAGATTTgtattgttcgtgaaaagcgcacTCGGGATCATTCGACCGAGGGATCCATCTTCTTTAATGACGAAGACGCGGAGGGTGTCATCCAACcccacaatgatgcgttggtaatttctatacttgTCTTTAAAACGAAGgtcaaacgtattttgattgacccgggtagctcggccaacatcatccgatggagagtggttgaacaAATGGGACTGCTCGGGCAGATCGTACCAGTGGCCCAAGTAttaagcgggttcaatatggcaagtgaaaccacgaagggagagatctcgttgcccgtaaacgtggatggcaccattcaacaaacgatgttctatgtgatcgaaggggacatgaaatataacgcgttattgggcagaccctggatacatggTATGAAGGCAGTTCcttcaacactgcatcagttcctgaaattccccactccggagggggtgaaacccatccggggcgagcagcccgcagcgaaggaaatgttcgcagtagatgaAGTAGCTCCCCGGCCCGAGAAGCCGGCTCAGGAAAAGAAGGGTGCAACCGGAGGGGAGGCCCCCCAATAGCAACTAAAGTATACTAGACCGGATTCAGAGCACGAGGAGGACGACTTCGGGATGCCCAGATCCTttgtcatgccagatgactcggatgcgaccaagtcaaccgtggaggagctggagcagatcatcttgttcgagttcttaccggacagaaaggtatacctgggcacggggctcaccccggagctcaggagtaaattaattgaatttcttcgagctaacgccgattgctttgcatggtcgcatatagatatgacaggtatatcaccggaaatagcatcgcacaaactcagcttggacgggaattTTCTCCCGgtcaagcaaaaaagaaggcccatgtcaGAGCCAAAGCAtgccttcgtgaaagacgaggtaacgaagcttttaaatataggttccatccgggaggtgaaatacccagattggcttgctaacgtggtggtggtgcccaaaaaaggtaataaatttctaatgtgtgtcgattataaggatttaaacaaggcatgcccgaaggattcatttccattgccgcACATCGACAAAATGATCGATGCCACGGCCgggcatgaaatgttaagttttctcgatgcttactccgggtactaccagatccggatgcacccagaggaccaagagaaaacatccttcatcacccgttatgggacttactgttataacgtcatgcctttcggattaaaaaacgccggtgcaacttaccaacgcctagttaacgggatgttcgaagaacaaatagggaaaacgatggaagtttatgttgacgatatggttgttaagtccctggaaacagaggaccatttgaagcatttgcaggaaaccttcgacgtgctccgcagatacaacatgaagctcaacccggagaaatgtgccttcggcatcaggtctggtaaatttctgggattcatggtgtcaaaccagggaattgaaatcaacccggacaagatcaaggccattgaggatatcgaggtcgtgaacaacataaagggggtacagaagctcaccgggcggatagcggcgctgagtcgcttcatttcgaggtcctcggacaggagtcactgtttcttctctttgctcagaaagaagaacgacttcgtttggacaccaaagtgccaagaagccctaagggaattgaagaagtatttatccagccccccgttgctgcacacaccgaggTCCGATGAGCCACTCTTCCTCTATTTAGCCgtctccgaaatggcggtaagcggcgttttggtccgagaagaatcaggtacgcaattccctatctattatgtaagtagaactttgggggatgcagagacccgttatccccatttggaaaaactgGCGTTAGCATTGGtgagcgcttccagaaagctcaaaccttattttcaatgccatcccATATGTGTGGTAACCACTTACCccttaaaaaacatcatgcataagcctgagttatccggtaggttaacaaaatgggctATAGTAATTAgtggttacgatatcgagtacaagCCTCGGACAGCCATCAAATCctaaatcttggccgattttgtggcagactttgccccggccatggtccccgaggtctagaaggaacttttgctgacctcaGGAAACAccgcgggcatttggtctctacatacggacaGGGCCTCGAACCTCAGAGGTTCCGGcctagggattgtccttaggacctcggccggggaggtcatccgacagtccgttagaactgctagatagactaacaatgaagccgagtatgaagctatgattgcaggtttggaattggctcgaagcatgggagccgaaacaatcgaggcaaagtgcgactcgcttctgGTCGTGAACCAGGTAAACGGCGTATTCGAGGtgaaggacgaacggatgcagcggtacctcgaaaaaacacatgtggtacttcatcaatttaaagagtggaccgtgcagcacataccgagggagcagaacagcgaagccgatgcattagcaaacttgggatcctcggttgaggggga includes these proteins:
- the LOC132609482 gene encoding zinc finger protein CONSTANS-LIKE 4-like yields the protein MAAKRCDACKTTPSTVFCKADMAFLCLPCDSKIHAANKLASRHARVWVCEVCENAPASVTCKADAAALCVACDQDIHSANPLARRHERIPVVPFYDSASARSRAADDESPQPEEEAEAESWLLQAPNNNAQGIEYKSAEYNLFSDVDPYVEMDMITDQKPCSDIQLYNQEYKEDCVVPHVQNKNHEIHLEGPVVDGYPTYEMDFSGSKPFMYNFSSQSISQSVSSSSLDVGVVPDHNTMTDVSNTFVRNSSIDGLPTPVSSSDREARVLRYREKRKNRKFEKTIRYASRKAYAETRPRIKGRFAKRTENDVDASYGVVPSF